A region of the candidate division WOR-3 bacterium genome:
GCCGCAGGTAGACCAGGGTGTTCTCCTGTTGCCTGCGCTCGACCTTGACGAGTTGCTGGCGCTACGGGTATCATATGAAACGCGCAAGCGTCAGGCAGGGGGTCACGATGTGCCTTGGCCGGCCCCCGGGGACCTACTCCAACATTGACTGCGCTCGGCTGGGACAATATACTCGTTGGGAGATGACGTATGGCGTCTCCCGTTTGTCTTCTCGTTCTCATCTGAGGGAGACGCTTTCTGCTTACTTCTATCTTCTCCCCGCAGTTCTGGTACTTGCCGTATTTCGTATTCTGCCGATTGTTCTATCGGTTCGGGTCAGCCTGTACGATTGGGGCATGGCCGGCGCTCGTGCTTTCGTCGGTTTTGGTAACTACCTTGCCGTGCTTCAGGACCCGGTATTCTGGAAGTCGCTATTGAACACTGGCTGGTACATGGCGCTTGAGGTTCCGGCCACTCTTGTGCTATCACTTGTCATCGCCGTCCTGCTCAATCAGAAAATCAGAGCCCTTGGTGTGTATCGAACAATCTACTATTTGCCGGTAGTGACCTCGATTGTTGCAGTGTCGGTTGTCTGGCGTTGGATTCTGCATCCTGACCGGGGGCTTTTGAATTACGTTCTGTCCTGGGTCGGTTTGCACGGCCTGAGATGGTTGCAGGACCCTCGTGGCCTCATCCAGCTTGTCGTTGGCGATACTACAAATCAGCTGCCGTATGCTTTACGCGGTCCATCGGTCGCGCTGTGTTCGTTGGTTATGATGGGTGTATGGAAGGGTCTCGGGTATAACATCGTGATTTTCCTGGCCGGGCTTCAGAATATCCCAGGCACGTACTACGAAGCAGCTCGGATTGACGGTGCGACACGGTTCCGACTGTTTCGCAGCATCACATGGCCGTTGATTTCGCCTACAACCTACTACGTGCTTATCATGAGTTCGATTGTTGCGTTTGAGGCTTTTGCCCAGGTCTGGATAATGACCGGTCCACCGGCCGGCGGACCGTTGTCCACAACCAAGGTGGTGATGTACTACTTCTACGAGAACTCGTTTGAGCTCTGGCGCCTAGGCTATGGCGCTTCCATCGCCTTCTTTGCGTTTCTAATCATCCTGGGTCTGACTATCTTCCAGCGCACTGTCTTGGAGCGCAGGGTACACTATGGATGATAGCGTCAGCCGTGGTCGATCTCGATGTTCGCTCAGGGCGAAAGAAGTGGAGAATAGGCTTCGGGAGATAAGACAACAAGATAGTCATTGGAAGTTCCTGTGGCGGAGTGATCAATGCACAGACTGGGTCTGAACAAACTGCCGATACATCTCCTACTTATCCTTGGAAGTGTCGCAATGGTTCTGCCTTTTTTCTGGATGGTCTCTACTTCGCTCAAGACTCCGCTCGAGGCGTTGCGGTTTCCTCCCACCTGGTTTCCTTCGTCTCCGCAGTTTCAGAACTACGTCGAGGTGTTCCGCCAGATTCCGCTCTGGCGCTACATGGGTAATACCTTGCTTGTCACCTTCGCCACGCTTGCCGGAGTGCTTGTCACTGGTCTGTTTGCGGCCTATGCCTTTGCGCGTTTCCGTTTCTTCGGTCGGGAAGTGCTGTTCATGGTCTTTCTGGCCTTGATGATGATACCTCTGCCAGTGTACCTGGTTCCATCCTACATGATACTGTTTAGGCTCGGCTGGATTGACACATACTTAGCGATGATTGTGCCCTGGGTCGTGAACATCTTTGGCATTTTTCTGCTGCGACAGCACTTTCGGCAACTGCCTCAGGACCTGTTTGATGCGGCCCGGATAGATGGCTGCTCGCGGTTCTCTACGCTATTCCATGTCGTTATCCCGCTGTCTAAGGCGCCACTTGTGACTATCGCCGTGTTCAATGTCATCGGTTCTTGGAACTCGTTTTTCTGGCCTTTGATCGTTACGCACTCCGATACCATCCGTCCGCTTCAAGTTGGTCTTGCCTACTTTTCTCGCGAACAGTCCACGAACTACACGTTGCTCATGGCCGCGACCACAATGGCCATCGTGCCGCTGGTTCTCTTGTTCTTTGTTGCCCAAAAGCAGATAATTCAGTCTCAGGCCCGCAGCGGTCTCAAGGAGTGACTGGGGCGATTGACAGCCGCATCGGTATCACCGGAATCTGCGCCGATCCATCGAGCGAGCTTCACAGTATGCTCAGATGCTGGTCAGGCAACTCGCCAAACGTATTTGGTCCCACCGACCGTGGAGTGACCTGGTCGTTGAAGGTTACGTTCGACGCCCAGTGTTTCAATGCCGAGGGCTATGGCAACTGGGTGCGGTAGCCCTCGATTGCCGCACCGACTGATCCCGATGTGTTTGTCACACTGCTTACCCCGCGAAGTGGTAACTTGGATATCCGGTACCTGCTTTCCACCGATGCCGGTGTGAGCTGACCCGCGCTGGCCCGGTTCAACGACTCGACTGCTGGCGGTTAGTGCAAGGGCTGGGTTACGACCGAGCCTTTCGGTAGCCTAGACATGATCCGGTTTCTGGTTGAGTGCAAACTGGAGGAAAGCAACCCGGACCTTGTCCTTGAAGCCTGAAGCAACCGAGGCCGCCAGCCGTGAGTGCTCGCTCATGTGGTGGAGCCCCTACGAGAACTAAGGTGAAAAGATCTGGTACCCGGACTGGTGCTCGCGCTAGACCAAAAGGTTCTCGAGCCGCATGACGGACCACAGCGGTGGCAAGGCCGGGCATTCAAGGTCGGCCAAGTCGGTCGGAAGCTCAGGCGCAGGTAGGTTCCTATAGGGAACCGGCGGGATATCTACGAACGGCAGCTGGAGACCTTCAACCCGGGCGTCTTCAGCATAGCCAACGACCTTGCCCATCCGGTCGCGGACGACCATTCTGACGTAGAAACCACGGTGTTGCCTTTTTAGGTCGTATATCGTCTTGCCGACGAGGAAGCCTCTTGGCTTGCCAAGGAAGTCGTAGAAGACATTGCCGCACAGTCGGTAAACCGCCTTGCCATGGCGGCCGTAGATAGGAACTTCATCCATCGCAGTTTCCTTTGCAGTTCATCGCTAGCGACATCCGATGGCGTCCAAACGGTCAGCATCTTACATCTTCTGCTGTAGCGCTGTGCCGACCGAGCTTATGCCGTGGGTGTATTATGCGGCATGACCTTGTGCCTGTCAACCCGAGATTTTGTCGGACGGGCTAAGGCATCATTGCCGGGTTGGTTGACCACGTACTGGGTGCGTATTCATGCAAGTGTGAGCTGGTTGCCTTCGGTGTGCGCTTCTCTATTTGCGGGCGCTGCCACCAGCGGGATCCCTTCCACTCTGGTAAAGCTCTCCTGACCGTCCTGTTTTCCCCTTGCTGTCCTTGACAGACCTGGCCAGAGTGCTATCCTCAGCGCGCATGCGCTGCAGACGTAGTGCTGTGTTCTTTGCCTGTCTTGGCGTGCTTGCTCTAGCCGGATTTAGTTCGGTTTTGCTCATTACCAGTCGATTTGGTCCGGGGCTTTCTCCGGATTCGGCGTACTATCTGAGCGCGGCTCGTAGTTTTGCGGCCGGCCGTGGCATTGTTACTTTCGAGGGGGAGCCGATGGTCTCGTGGCCGCCGCTGTTCTCAGTGCTTCTGGCCACCGGTTCGATATTCGGCGCCGACCCGTTACCGTTTGCGCGATTTCTTAATGCTGCGACGTTCGGTACTGCCATCCTGCTGGGTGGTTTCTTGCTGGCACGAGCTCTGAGATCGCTCACCGTTGCCGTCGCTGCGGCTTTCGGTATTGCAGTCTCCCCGCTGCTGCCCGTGTCGCTCCGAGTCTGGAGCGAGCCGGTGTTCGCTGTACTGACGCTTGTACTCGCGGTGTGTCTCGCCCGGTTTCTTAGGTCCGGTGCGAGAGCTGCACTTGCTGCTTGCTGCGTCGTATCCGCGCTTACCTGCCTTCAACGGTACATTGGTGTGGCATTTATCCTCCCGGTGTTTGCGTTGATATCGTCCTTTCCGGCCACGATTCCCTGGCAGCGTAGGCTTCGGCGTGCCGGTTTATTCGTCTCATGTGCCCTAACTCCGCTTTGCGTCTGGGTTGCAAGGAACTATGTGCTGACCCAGACCCTGACCGGTTTGGGCCTGGGACGGAGTGTGAATCTAACCGCCTTCCTGTCTAACTTCGTTGCTCTCTTTTCCGGCGTTGCCGAAGTGTTGCTGCCAGTGATTCCTACTGCCTTCGGACTTTGGGTTCTGTTCCCAGTGCTGCTTGCCGCCGCGGCGTTCTCTTCCGTGCGCGACGTAGTACGGGAACCTGAGGCCAGGTCTGTGGTTCTGCTCACCGGGACCGGGTTGACATTAGGCTACCTTCTTAGTCTTGCTCTTCTCCTGACTCCAGATTACCACGACTCGATTTCGCGGCTTCTTACCCCAATCGCACCGTTGCTGCTGCTAGTTGTGGTAGTTTGTCTTGAACGCGGTGCGATTCGTCTGCTCCGCCGCTACCCAAAGCGCGCCGTATCCTTGGTTGTGTTCGTTATTGTCATTGTCGGGTTTTCCCTGCGCCTTGTGCATCTTATTCCGGCGTGCCGGGACTGGTATGACAACGGTAATGGCGTGTACGATGGAGTCGAGTGGCGCAAC
Encoded here:
- a CDS encoding sugar ABC transporter permease, giving the protein MTYGVSRLSSRSHLRETLSAYFYLLPAVLVLAVFRILPIVLSVRVSLYDWGMAGARAFVGFGNYLAVLQDPVFWKSLLNTGWYMALEVPATLVLSLVIAVLLNQKIRALGVYRTIYYLPVVTSIVAVSVVWRWILHPDRGLLNYVLSWVGLHGLRWLQDPRGLIQLVVGDTTNQLPYALRGPSVALCSLVMMGVWKGLGYNIVIFLAGLQNIPGTYYEAARIDGATRFRLFRSITWPLISPTTYYVLIMSSIVAFEAFAQVWIMTGPPAGGPLSTTKVVMYYFYENSFELWRLGYGASIAFFAFLIILGLTIFQRTVLERRVHYG
- a CDS encoding carbohydrate ABC transporter permease; the encoded protein is MHRLGLNKLPIHLLLILGSVAMVLPFFWMVSTSLKTPLEALRFPPTWFPSSPQFQNYVEVFRQIPLWRYMGNTLLVTFATLAGVLVTGLFAAYAFARFRFFGREVLFMVFLALMMIPLPVYLVPSYMILFRLGWIDTYLAMIVPWVVNIFGIFLLRQHFRQLPQDLFDAARIDGCSRFSTLFHVVIPLSKAPLVTIAVFNVIGSWNSFFWPLIVTHSDTIRPLQVGLAYFSREQSTNYTLLMAATTMAIVPLVLLFFVAQKQIIQSQARSGLKE
- a CDS encoding 4-fold beta flower protein, which produces MDEVPIYGRHGKAVYRLCGNVFYDFLGKPRGFLVGKTIYDLKRQHRGFYVRMVVRDRMGKVVGYAEDARVEGLQLPFVDIPPVPYRNLPAPELPTDLADLECPALPPLWSVMRLENLLV